A window of Nocardia arthritidis genomic DNA:
GCCGCCGCATGGGCGAACTGGTCACCGCCGCCGCCGATCTCACGCTCGTGCTGCAGCCGCCGCGCGCCGCGCTGCGCCGGGTGCTCAGCGGGTACGCGGATAGCATTCTGCTGCATCCCAACGTTTTCCGCTTCCTGGCCCAGGCGCAGATGACGCCGAGGGCGGATGGTTCGCTGCCGCAGTTCGATGTGGGCCGCGCGGCCGCTGGCCGTTTCGCGAAACAGGCGCGCGAGGTGGCCGCCGCCGTCGCCATCGACAGCGACGGCATCGATTATCTGTCCAGGGCGGTGGTCGGCGTGGTCGTCTCGATCACCGATCTGTGGCTCGGTGAGCCGGAGCATCGGCGCAGCGCGGGTGAATTCGTGGACCGCGCAACGGAATTCGTTTGGGGGCTGGTGGACGGTTTCCTGCGCGGGCAGGGCATAGCCGCCGACCCGGACACCCCGATCCTCACCTCGCTGGCCGCG
This region includes:
- a CDS encoding TetR/AcrR family transcriptional regulator, producing the protein MSRVNARSATITRAEIVDAAIRVIDRDGPRPSMDDIAREARITKPRLYRQFTDKADLYTEIGRRMGELVTAAADLTLVLQPPRAALRRVLSGYADSILLHPNVFRFLAQAQMTPRADGSLPQFDVGRAAAGRFAKQAREVAAAVAIDSDGIDYLSRAVVGVVVSITDLWLGEPEHRRSAGEFVDRATEFVWGLVDGFLRGQGIAADPDTPILTSLAAVNRAESAS